The following proteins come from a genomic window of Puntigrus tetrazona isolate hp1 chromosome 15, ASM1883169v1, whole genome shotgun sequence:
- the zgc:174895 gene encoding adenine phosphoribosyltransferase has translation MDVLTVPQKREEGWYLSLMAPNTKGPKFAWLDPSRVYCNSQALSDCVKDLLKPFQNETVDLVAGIDAMGFILGSAVAVTLGKGFLAIRKAGHLCVETRAQDYSDYSGREKLMEVRVDVLKPGLRVLIVDQWIETGGTMRAAIKLVENQGAAVVGIAAVAIENSEGGKWLKENYKYSHCIPKELQSQIDAQHLESFKSFSG, from the exons ATGGATGTTTTAACAGTTCCCCAAAAGAGAGAAGAGGGCTGGTACTTGTCTCTAATGGCACCAAACACAAAGGGTCCAAAATTTGCATGGCTCGATCCATCAAGGGTTTATTGCAATTCACAG GCCCTGTCAGATTGCGTAAAAGATCTTCTCAAACCGTTCCAGAACGAGACCGTTGACCTGGTGGCTGGAATAGATGCCATGGGCTTCATCCTCG GTTCAGCTGTGGCCGTGACTTTAGGAAAAGGGTTTCTGGCCATCCGAAAAGCGGGACACTTATGTGTTGAAACTCGCGCTCAGGACTACAGCGACTACTCCGGACGAGAGAAACTGATGGAAGTGCGAGTCGATGTGTTAAAGCCAG GTCTGCGGGTTCTTATAGTAGACCAGTGGATCGAGACTGGAGGTACTATGAGAGCAGCTATTAAACTGGTGGAGAATCAAGGAGCTGCTGTTGTAG GCATTGCCGCCGTGGCCATTGAGAACAGCGAGGGGGGAAAGTGGCTAAaggaaaactataaatattcCCACTGCATCCCAAAAGAGCTGCAGTCTCAGATAGACGCTCAGCACCTGGAGTCTTTTAAGAGCTTTAGTGGTTAA